The sequence ACGGCTGTGAGGATTGAGGGAGCGGCGCTGGAGAGAAAAGTATTTAGGGTTTTTAGTTAATTAGGTTTCAGGaattagaaagtgtttttttttttttgtatttatagtacCCCTTAAAcagaccggttcggttcggttgggGTTTTTCCGGTTTTCGGTTTCGTAAACCgataccgaaccgaaccgaaaattttaacaaaaaaaataatcggtttaaatcggtttttttttcggttcggtttttttggttgttttttttctcggtttactcggtttctcggtttttttgctcacccctatcATTACCCCCTACATAATGcattatcaataataaaaaaaaaaagagagagagagagaaggagttTTCACTGTAACCATCTCACATAACACTATTTatggaataatatttttttctaccaaAGTAATTGagtcattttaaattaattattaaaaaaatattagcaatatttagttattttttatgttaaaaaaaaactaaacctaCCGAATGATCTagtatttctaaaaaaagagaggagtaacttaatttaataaatcgGCTCGGAATTCACGTGTTGTATCCCAGAACAATGAGCCTTGAAGATGTCACTGTTACCATTGCATCAAGAACAACCCCGGAAATGATCTAGTCATTAAAAGAACAGCCCACTTAAATTATTGAAGCCCGTGTGGTTAATACTAATAAAGTCAGAAtcccctctctcttctcttttgggatttggaaagtaaatttagtttgatttttgcaATCATTACTATTTCTACGTATCAATaggttgattgatttttttttttttgtaacccggggtgtccgggccagcttacgcgcaccacgactattccccgggtccactgaatatcctgcaagcccagtaggcaggtaaggcaccgcaggagtgacaggctggtactcttgaggatcgaacccaggaccttcgcAAAGACAAGCTTTGTTGTTGACCAATAGACTAGACTCTCAAGCGTAGGTTGATTGATTTTTGCTTAGGTTGCTTGTGGGTCGCTAACCATGCAAGTAGCCATCGACTTGGTAATTCACGTCACATGTCTTTTGATCACGACATGAGGGAtggaggggtttttttttttttttttattttttatttttatttttatgtattggtCCCCTtggaatataattttaaagaaaccaAAGGCGAGTTCGCAAAGAGAGgcaaaataacaatatttctaCGATCTGTATCTGCAAAGAGAGGCAAAAAGTCAGAGATAGTGTGCCAAGGCAAGGGACCATTTTCCGAGCCCGTGTTAGCAAGTAATGTAAAAGAGTCGCCGCAGAGGCCTTAAATAAACGAAGGGTTCCAGTTGTTGCACCGCCTAAACCGCCATAGCTATCgtttttctccttctctttcgCTATCTCATCTCATATCATCATCCTTTGAATGAACACGCGGCTGATAGATTGTTTCAACGGCCATCAATGAATTCGCTTTTGATCCAACTCTTCCGTGCgtatttgaattaattcataCACTTGGTAAAACCAAGAAAGCCTGAAGAACACTTTTACCCTCGTCCCTCCTGAAGCAGCAGCGTTCCCTTTTCTCAGCTCTCACCCGTCTCTTTTTCCACGAGGGTGACTCTTCTCAACACTCCCTGTCtttcttttttgccttttgcTGTTCCATTTGGATTGAAATGAATGGTCTAATAAAGTTAGCTTTCTCTCGTGATTTGATTtcacaatttcttttcttggttGGCTATGCTTAGCATGCTCGGAGGGCAAGCAGTCATAACTAATCTCAAGTTTACTTTAGTCTCAAAAAGGCCCTGAAAGAAAGCAAGCTGTTCTTTGTTGGggataaattatttctttgctgCCATTCTCATTTATCTGGGTTGTTGCAATTATTGCATCTATTTTTGATTGACCTGGGAGTTGGGTATCAATATATGAAATGAAGAGTTCTATATAGTTCACAAGTAGAAGGGCGGTGGTTGATTGACTTTTactgatttaatttattgagtACTGTTGTCTGAGTCTGAGTTATGGATCGTGGAACTAATGAGCCTGAACCCAATCTGAGTGAATCATTTCGTCAGACTAGTAGCGTAGTCTCTTCAGTGAGAAGACGTTTTTTAAGTTTATCACGCAGCAGATCCTTCCAGGTAGATGATGATATTGAGAGTGAAAACGTGTCAGAGGCAGGTGATATTGGTGACAGGGCTCTTCATAGCAACAGTCGTAATGAAAGTGGCAGCATCAGCTTATCCATTGACAGCGGGTTAGAAAATGGTATGGTGTTTCCCATTTCAAATGATAACTTCCTACGATCAAATGAGTTGTGGGCTCATGACTCCACAGCTTTGAATACAAGATCTTCAGTGTTACCTTCGCCAGAAGAAATCATGTCTCCAATCTCAACTGATGCAGTGGTCTGCTCCAGGGAAAAACAAGAAGTGAGAATTCAAATGATCATTATTATCTATTTCATCAGCGCTTATAGGATTTGTTTGGTTTATTGCCTCATGGATATGGGTTTGTGTCTTTAGTGGTTGTTTGTCATATGATATAAGATCAAACTGCTGCTACTTGTCTAAGACTGTTAATCTGAGAATTCATTGGTTTCTTGCTGCTATATCCAGGACAAGGTGAAAGCATTTGTGTTGTCACCAGCACTCGAGTATATCTCATGTCTTGTGTATCTAGCATTTTTTGGAATTCTTGGGGTAATACGcacaacctttttctttttacttttggAATATTTAAAATGGCATTAGTAAATGGTAACCTAACTTTAacgactttttattttttattttcttatgttatgTTGGATTCTggtgtttcttttccttttttcttatttgtcaattttgttgGCTTTTTTTAAGTGGTTTTGTTATTATGCAGTTCCTGCTAGAATTCTGATGTTGCAGACAGCAAccccataaaattttaaaaggcagataatatttttatggaagttaatgaaaagaatttaataaatccATTATTACCATCACTTATAGTTTTCAAGTGCTCAACATGACCACTTGAAGagaatataatttgaaattgaaaccaCATAGCCTCATGGAAACATTTTTACAATAAGCTAGATCAAGAAATATTCTCTTCGCTTGACATAAGCTGTGTTGGAAACTGGTTTTCTTTAGTTACCACAACAAGGAGTAGCTGTCTTTCTAGGAGGATGTTAATCCTAGGAAGTGTTGTCAAAATCTTGCTAATTTTCATCTTCTCCAAACAATAAATTAAGGTCAGATGAAGACTAGTTGAGGCGAGTAATTTGTACATCTTCTAGACATTATCAATAATCTAACAGCAAAGCGTAATCTATTCCTTAAAAAAGATATCCAACAGTcctgtttttcttttggttactAATACAATTGAAAGCAAGTATCACAGTTCTCTGCTAACATtgaaggaattttaaaatagagTCAACGTCTACTCTATTAGTGAAGGTTGCAAAGGAGGTATAATCTGATTTTGGTTGTCCTATAAATAATGTATTcttattttcaacttttaatatACAATGCCATCATCTTGAAATGGGTTTATTAAAGAAACGTTGTACCAGCAGCATAATTTATACGACAATGCTGcattatgttttctttctaattgattatcatgttgattttttttatttgtcatgtttgtttgtttgtttttttgattgatGTGTGCATTAAACATTGTGCTTGATGGGAGTGCAAAACCAAAAAGAGCATTTAGACATGGCTGGGAGAGGGGGCATTTTCGGGGCGTGCggattaatataaaaactactaATGTTTGACATGACATGATTTGCAGGTCTTAACAAGGTATTTATTACAAAAGCTCTTTGGTCCTGATGTTGCTGGTGTGACAAGTGACAACTATCCGCTATATCTTGACCTACCTTCCAATATGGtctctctctcccttttctCTTACTTACAAATACACCCAAATATACAGAGATATTGCATctacattatttttatgtttaaagttGAGATCATTCCTAATCTTAAGTTGTCTAGCTTGTTTAACAGTAATGCGTGCTtttgtttcattaaaatttatgaggTTTTGATGTGGTTGGATGAAGTAACATGAATATTTCTTTTTGACTTTGTTATGGTATAACAATTCATTAGTCATTACTCATCATGGAACTTAATTAGgatattattattctaaattacTTTTATGGTATTCCCATAATACAAGATTAATTGAACCAAAAGGATTCTCGATATTGATTCGATAAGTAgaattttttatgaagttattagTGTTTGGTAGATTCAATTGCCATGTAAGTTGAACCTTGGGGTTTTTGTtgtcaaactcaattgttttagAATAATCCATAATTAGAGGTTCTGCTTGTGGTAACTGGTACTCTGTTTGTCCCATTCCTTTTAATAAATTGAACAAGTAGTGCAAGAATACTACAACTTGTCTATATCACCTTTAAGATGcataaattaatgaattataatGTTTCGACAACACTTGGACTCTGTGTTTTCAACTTTGGAATACAAATAAAGCTCAttaatttattacttatttgtaATATGTGCTCTTCTAGGTCGGTTCGTTCTTGATGGGATGGTGGGGTGTTGTTTTCAAAGAAGACATATCTAAAGTGTCCGGTCATTTGACTATTGGATTAACTACTGGTTACTTGGGAAGTCTCACAACGTTTAGTGGTTGGAATCAGAAAATGCTTGATCTCAGTGTTAGTGGCCATTGGGTGTTTTCCTTTGTTGGCTTTCTCATAGGTAACTGGCATTTGCaaattattgtaatatataGTTGTAGCTTAAGTGGGACATGGAAACTTAACTATTTCTCTTAAACATGGGtctgtttaaaattttaatgagagACGAGCCTTCGTAATGCCAGACCATTAAAAGGTAAACGAGTAACTTCTCACTGTGTGTATCTTTCAGGGTTATTCCTTGCAGCCTACTCTATAAAATTAGGTATTGGTACGGCCAAATGTTTCAAGTCATTTTTCCAAAGGTCAAACAGAAGTGCAACTTTAGCTAGTTGGAGGGTGGACAACCCTAATCATCACTTTGCAGTTATGGTGGTATTGGTGGTAATGTTAGGCCTTTTATGGGCTTTGAGTGGAGCAATGCTAAAGGAGGAGTATAACCACGACAGTAGTGGGGCTCAGCTATGGCTGGGTTGCATAGTTGCACCCCTAGGGGTGTGGATTAGGTGGTTCTTAGCAAGGCTCAATGGACGTGGGTTAGGTAAGGCTGGTTCTTTGAAATGGATTCCTTTTGGAACTCTTATTGCAAATGTTTCTGCAGCATGTATCATGGCAGCACTGTCTACTGTGAAGAAAGCGGTATGGTTTCATCTCTCTCCCAACCGAACTTTTTCTGCTCCTTTTGCGTGAATGTGCTATACCTTTCAAGTTAAATTTGTTGATTCTAGATCTggctaattatatttttgtgttaGTTAGGTTAATTGTGAATCACATATTGTTTATTATGTTCTAAATTCTTGCTTTTCCTTTATTGTTTTAACCCTCGTGGTGCTACCATCCTTACTTAGCTTGAGTGAGTTTTACGAAGAATACTTCACTATAAATTTTGATGATATGAGATTTGGGTGATGTAGGTGCATACCAAAACTTGTGATACCATTTCAACTGGCATACAGTTTGGATTTTTGGGTTGTCTGAGTACGGTTTCTACTTTCATTGCTGAGTACAATGCAATGGAAGAAAGCCAGAAAAGCTGGAGAGCTTATGTATATGCCTTAATAACGATAATTGTCTCATTTAGCTTGGGGACCTTGATATACTCTGTACCTGTTTGGAGCAGGGGATACAAGTAGCACGCCGACATATTCATAAATCTCTCTTTTGGTTTTTGGCTTACTGCATGTCAACTAGGCACAAGAGAAGTGCCCTTCCAAAAACATGCTTAAAAGCCTGTTGGTTAGCGATGTTGTACATAATATTGAATACATGAATatattttggaatttttatatttcctGTAATTTCTTGATCAATAtgcacattttcttttttctttttatttttttttaaataagcagACAAAAgagatttgaaattgaaataataagctaagaagagagaaaagaagaagttaagaaaaaaaaaaaccaaagaagagaagaagatgctggagaagagaagaaggggGTTGGAAAAGTCtaaaactttgtaatttttattcaattaataaaaaaatatctaacatttagaaaagtagaaataaatattaaaaccataACTAGAACAAGTAGTTGTGCTGctagtttattatataaaatagccaacaataattaaatcatgtcAAACAAATAAATCCCAATTAAGAAACATCATCTAtaagttcaaataaattaaaccaaaacatGAGTTAAAGCCCAATCTCTTGATGAATTGGGCTTCCCTCTATCATTTATGATCATATGAGTGCGTAAATAATATCTCGGTTTTGGTGTCTCTACCAATTAATTTTCCTCTCAAATCTAGAGATTAAGTTAATCTTGTTGAAATATATCTAAGTTACATAATCTTTAGTTTAAAGACcttatttaaaagtgtatttaaaCCAAGGTGGTGGTGTTAACATCTTATGTGGTATATTGCAAACATCCTAGTTGAATAAGTGAGAGCAATAAAGtcttaaagataaataattcatctttgacaacaaaaaaaatcacattaccTTAAAGTGATTTAATAagtaaattcctttttttttttcaatttaagcaCGCGTGCATGCACAcacatatatgtatgtataataTTAGTATGCATgctaaaaatttgaattaatatcaATTGTAAATTTCAATATATGTTTTGTATTCATGCTAGTATTATATTTGCGTTGAAAACAAGTTTGTTGTTGTAACTAGTTAAGTTACTGTGAcaactaattaatattgattttagttagttaacttatattaaaagaaagtaATTAGAGATAGATTAAAAGATGATTAAAATGAACAAATATAAGGTCAAGATGTGTTGGTAATGTTATAAAGATGAAtgtgagagaaaaaataaaaaagaaaagaaaaggagtgatAAGTTTCAACAATCTTTTTATCTCCCATGTTCATGCTATTttgtagaaaattaaaaactttatttttcctaaaaaatgtatttttatgttgttttgaaCACACATAGGTTAATAACTTAGCCAAAAGTAGTGATATCATAGTAAAGTTTGAAGAAAGACGAGTTCGAAggtgaaataaataaaagaagctGATTTGCAAGAGATTGTCAAAGTAAACAACTTAAACTGGAATTATATCCAGCCTCCTATGTTCACAagattaaattatgaattttgaaGCATAAAGATGAAGATTTTGCTCACTTCACTTGATTTGTGGGAGATGATAGAGATTGTCTTTAAAGAATTTGAATCAATAGATAACCTACTCATAACACAAAGTTAAAGATTTAAAGGATAGAAAAAGTAAAAATGTTGAAGTTCTTGGATTAATTCAAAGAGATTTTAACTTGGATTCATATACTAGGATAAAGATGACCTTAATTGATCACATCATTCAAAATATCATGAGAGGCAACTAAACATGTGAGATTCTACAACATGAATAGAAGTAGATATGGAGGTAAGGGTTATTAAACAACAAAGTCTTAGAAAAGtatttcaaaatttgaaattgaaagagaatGAATCATCTGAAGAGTACTCAATAAGTTGATAAAACTTGTAAATCAAATGAGAACATGTGGGGATGAAAGTCTTGATAGAAAAAGtaaagatgaatttttttattaacttggaTGAAAACTTAAtcctattgttgttgttgttgaagaaACTAAGGATTTGTCTAAGTTAACTATTTAAGAATTGGTACAACAATCTAGAAAATGGGTTGAAGGTGCATTTCAATCTAAGCTTAATGttgaaaatcaaaaccaagaGAAAAAGGTCttcaaatgaaagaaagaagaagttttGAGTCATTAGATAAGGTAGAAAAACTAGCAAAGGTAAAGGTAGAGTAATGGGTAAAAGTTTTAGGAGGGGggcagatttaattttttaaatagaagaaGCTTTGACAATAAACTAACAAAGAACAACTCTCCATGGAGGTGTTTTCTTTATAATAAGCTAGGATGTGTTGCTAAAGATTGCTAGAAGAGAGGAAGAACTTAGTATTTCAATTGAGAAATATTTGGCTATAtggtaaaatattttagaatgaaAGGGAAACAACAAGCAAGATTTTTATAAGAGgtatgagatgaaaaaaataagtttgttttATACTTTTCAAAGTACATTACAATAGAAAAATGATAAGTGCCTTATATATTGGCAACTCGTGTAGTAATCACATGATAACAAATGGAAGGATTTCAATCATCTAgatattaatatcaagtttagaGTGAATATTAGAGATAGGGATTTGATTAAACGAAGATAGAAGAAGACGTATACGTAAAATCTTGCATGTTCATAAGCTTATCAAAATTTACTGTTGGATAACTTATGGACATGGGTATGTATGCACTCTATTTTAAAGATGATTATTGCAgtatttatgattaaaaaaaagtgttaagaTGGGAATTAACACATGTTAAGATGGTAAATAAGTGTTTGCCCCCCAACTTGAAACATATAAATGGTGTGGAAATGAACATGAAAGGAGAAAATGACTCATAGCTTTGGAATATAATGCTTGGTCATTTGAACTTTATTAGGCTCATGTtacttcaacaaaaaaaaatatggtgtaGGGAATTTCATTACTAAAGAGAAGGATAATGTTTGTGAAGGTTTTGTAACTAGGGAGCatcattaacaaatttttttctctaaagaaGTAGCATGCAAAGCCAAAAGAAAAGCTTGAGCTAGTGTATACGGATGTGTGTGGTCCTATAAAAACTCCTTCAAATTCACTAAAAAGGTACTTTATTCTCttcattcatgattataataaaCAACTTAAGTGTATTTTATGAGGCATAATTTTGAAGTTTTCAGCATATTCAAGAAGTTCAAAgtgatattttgaaaaaaaaagtgactgCAAGATAAAAGCTTTGAGAAGTGATCATGGAAAGGAGTATGTCAAGTGAATTTGAGAAGTTTTATGAAGAAGAAGGTGTGAAAAGATTGTTAACAGTTGGTTATACTCCATAGAAAAATAGGGTATCCAAGAGGAAAACTCATGTTGTGATGGAAATAGTTAAATCTATGTTGTTTGGGAAGGGTCTTCCAAGAAGTCTTTTGGGTTGAAGCTGTAaatacaatgatttttttaatcagtaAGTATCCAACAAAAGttttaaacaattaaacatCATTTAAATCTTGAAATGTCAGGAAGTCTTTAGTAAATCATCTAAAAGTATTGGTTGTGTGTGTTATGCTCAGATttcaaagaagaaaagacaTGAGTTAAAAGAAACTAATGATAAATGCATCTTTCTTGGCTATAGCTTTATGTTAATGGGTTATAGACTATATGATTTGAAAAGTAGAAAAATTAATGTTGATAGAGATTGTGTTGTTTAATCTTAAGGCATAgtgaaaataagaagaaaaaaattaaagctaatAGTGATTCAGCTTATGATTCAAAGCAAAAATCAGTTAAAGAATAAGGAAGAGTATTCAAATCTTAGAATAAATGTTTAATATCCTGAATTTTCACAAGCAAACTaagtaatataaatcataaaactttcatgaaaataaaggtaattgttttttaatctttgcctaaaatttaaaagagtttCCCTTGTTTTTAAGCATATCAAGTTATCAATATCTTCACATTTATATATCACAGTCATCACTATTATTAAGGTCCAACCATCTTGAACCATATCCTGTTTCAACACAACAAAATATGACATTATATATCACAATCATTACTATTATGAAGGTTACACAATTTAGCtttctttataatatgataaattgagttattttaaatataaaaaaagggaaaaaagagctTTGCTAGCTATTTAAATGATAAGGGAAACACATCGGAACCTCTTAAAACCAACCACATAGGTTAGAGTATAGAAGTTCAGACTACAAGGATGGAGTTTGAACATACTTGAATCTACAAGGTTAAAAAGGAAAGTTTACCCGTGACTAAACCAAGATTTCTTGTCAACGGGAAAGGCGCCAAATCATTGTTTTGGGCCGTAGAGCTAACAACGACATGTCATTAGATGGTTCCCTCTAATCTAATGCCCCCATTTGGCAAGATCAGAGGTGTTCTAGAGACTTTGACTTCTATCCAGAACTTGCCACTCTTTCTAATACCCCTCTCCCACGCAATGTGAATTCCTCATCCCATCTTAATCTCAATCTCCGTCTTTGAAAAATTGAATCATGTTCTTCTCCCATTGTCTTGTCtaacattgttgtttgattttgtatttcggcaaataaataattataaagaaatcTACAATCATAGCTGGTGGTGAATCCTGATCGGTGGAGTGATGTCTGCGTACGAGAACATGATAGGGGGGAGCTAAAGCTGAAGGGTAAAGCACTGGATGTGAAAGCAGATGGCGttatcaagaagaagaagaatctcTGTTACAAGAAGCATCATTATCAAGATCAATCTTCAGtaggtttttgttttatgtcttcttcttctttaccttgatatttgttggtaactatgatattttttattattggatacTCTCATGTAGACTATGCACGATGAATGATGAGTTAAATTAGGTGGTCTTTCTAGCAATTTGTAATGTCAGAATAACGCCGCTATCTCCTAGTTATGAAGGCATTTCTAATTGGTAAAAGGCTTGAATAAGGGCATTTGTTTTAAGGTGCTATTCGCTGAACTTTTGACTTGAGAAATGCAAGTGTgattttcaaaagttcaaaGAATAATGAGTTGAAACAAGAGGATATATTCAAGAGTAGAAGGTGATGTGGGATGACTATTGCTTGATTTCATTAGGTAGCGGGGATTAGTATCCAAAACAACGCTGTAGGATTTGAATGTAATGTGGCATGGTGGGAGCACTGATTATTTTACATTTATCTTCTAAACTCTCATGGATAAGATTTTTTGGTGTAAAAACACAGAGGGTTGAGTTCAGGTTTGAGATGGAGTGAGCCAGCTCCAAAATTGCAAGGAGTCGAGGGAATAGCCTTTCGATACATTCCCCGGTTTGGAGTTGCAGTATTATCTGAGTAATTGCTgggaaataattataaaaaatctttgCTGATCGGAAAATGGTTCAGTACCGACTACATCCCCAATGTAATTTACAGACTAATTCCTTATGGCTCATTTAATCTTTATGTGAGTAGATAATGAGATATATATTTTCCATATTGATGTCCCACTTGTTGATCCATCCAGAGTTCACAATTAGATTTGCTGCCtgccttttataaaaaatcagtgATGATAGAGCGAGGATGGAGGAAGAAAGCTATATTGCTTCCATTGCGAGTGCGTAGAAGCTGAGAGAAAGGGAAgtgaaaaaggagagagaaaatgggAGAGGGCGGGTGCTGCTATAGTTTTATGCAGTGACTATCTATGATGTCATATTGCTTTCTATAGTTTCTTCATTAAATCATTCATTGTTTTCAGTTAATATTTCATTGATTCATGAATTATTGGTTGTTTACTAACAAAATGTCTTCATTTTAGAGGTTGTCAGATGGAAATACAGCTTTAGCAACAAATCATGCTGGGGATATGAACGAGACATACAAAGATGATGAACAAGGGCAAGCTGCAAAGTATGATGATCATCTTACACCAGTTGAGAAGCGATATCTTCAGTAATGGGAGAAAATCAATACACAAAGGATGGTTAAGATGGCCAGCAAATCTCACTGTGATCGGATTcaggaatttaattaatattttgctaAATTAAGTGAGCATTATGACATTATTAAGGTGGGGCCTGGTTAGTttgtttctctaatttttcAGTCAGGTTTATACACTAATTCAAAGGATTGAGAAAAATGAGCTTTAAATGTTAAAAGCCATGCATATTGACTGAAAGCATGACATTTGTCTAGATTTGTATGTTTTAAGTTCATTGACAATTTGGTAtctgaatatttaaattatgaattctGCAACTAAGTTTAATGGACAGTTTTAATGTCTTATCAGATAGATCTTCACTTCTGTAGAGCTCCCAAAAATTCAGTAAACTATGCATAGTATTCCagctagtaaaaaaaatttgaatggcTTCCAAATTTCTTATATATGGTGATTATCCAATTgtgtttgttaaatttatttattaaaataattgttttatttaaataagtattaaaagaaataaaaacataaattgaattaatagagtaaaaaaaaaaaagccatcaTATGCAAGGTTTGcacttattaaaaatattatttgaaaaaataaaatttatctatataaaagattaaaaaaaaaattatagatgaatcaaatttgtttttcaaaattaaatgcataacaaaaaagaaaaaaacaatcgtCTCTTAAAAGAGACtctccaaacaaaataaaaaggagaatgagtactaatttatatttaaattaaacaaatttagagaaaaagaacataaaaaaaatcattaattgttttttaaacaaaaagtaaaGGCTAGGTATTGTTGGGCCTGGTAAACAAAGCAAGCCTGCATATTCCATTTTATCATGGCCCATACAATTGgaccctttatttatttatttttattgtttgccataaagttttttgaaaaaaaaaaaaattcagacgACACGTCGTTTTATTTACCTAGATACCAATTACTGTGGTTGTCGTAAAATCAAGGTTTAAGTGTTGTTTTATCTAAAAACCTTTTTTCCAATCCATTCTTGACCcaaaaatcctataaaatatCATACAAACCATGATAAACCTATTTATAGCTTCAAAAAAAtcgcttaaaaaaccaaaatcaacccGATCCAAAAATGATCACAAacttaaatttgtattttcacgaactttaaaggtaaaaaaacacttaatataaAATCCTTAATCAATTGAATAATCTGACacaattatcttttgtttttgtggctTAAATTGGTGTCAgtgatatttttctctttctaccATTAAAATTTAgtgacctctctctctctctctctctctcattcttcTTTCAACCAgtgactaaaaaataacaaaattaaatttttatacaaaaattgaattgagaaaatattgaggtactgaaattatataacctgtataatttttaaagttcaagGACCAAAGTGTACGTTTTTGCAAACCTTATGGCATGCCACCTATGTTTaacatctttttcatttttgtttctcttattTGAATcccatcttttcataaaataaaatcaaaatcaagtagtctttaattagaactaaattttaaaaatatatttaaggattaaattgaaaaacataaaattttgtaCAGTCCATCAACAATAAGCTGTGAGAGAATGAATAATGGATTTTTACATAGTAA is a genomic window of Populus alba chromosome 5, ASM523922v2, whole genome shotgun sequence containing:
- the LOC118029369 gene encoding fluoride export protein 1, coding for MDRGTNEPEPNLSESFRQTSSVVSSVRRRFLSLSRSRSFQVDDDIESENVSEAGDIGDRALHSNSRNESGSISLSIDSGLENGMVFPISNDNFLRSNELWAHDSTALNTRSSVLPSPEEIMSPISTDAVVCSREKQEDKVKAFVLSPALEYISCLVYLAFFGILGVLTRYLLQKLFGPDVAGVTSDNYPLYLDLPSNMVGSFLMGWWGVVFKEDISKVSGHLTIGLTTGYLGSLTTFSGWNQKMLDLSVSGHWVFSFVGFLIGLFLAAYSIKLGIGTAKCFKSFFQRSNRSATLASWRVDNPNHHFAVMVVLVVMLGLLWALSGAMLKEEYNHDSSGAQLWLGCIVAPLGVWIRWFLARLNGRGLGKAGSLKWIPFGTLIANVSAACIMAALSTVKKAVHTKTCDTISTGIQFGFLGCLSTVSTFIAEYNAMEESQKSWRAYVYALITIIVSFSLGTLIYSVPVWSRGYK